From Nitratidesulfovibrio vulgaris str. Hildenborough, a single genomic window includes:
- the queD gene encoding 6-carboxytetrahydropterin synthase QueD, with amino-acid sequence MGKPVWRLTVRSEFCASHALRHYEGKCENLHGHNFAVEAVVEGDRLSPGTEIVLDFKVLKGELNTVLDLLDHHNLNEVPPFDTINPSSENLARFIYTALAPRLAPHGVRMHAVTVSEKAVQSATYMECD; translated from the coding sequence ATGGGCAAGCCTGTCTGGCGTCTTACGGTACGCTCCGAGTTCTGCGCCTCGCACGCGCTGCGCCACTACGAGGGCAAATGCGAGAACCTCCACGGGCACAACTTCGCCGTCGAAGCCGTGGTCGAAGGTGACAGGCTGTCACCCGGAACGGAAATCGTGCTCGATTTCAAGGTACTCAAAGGGGAATTGAACACGGTGCTCGACCTTCTCGACCACCACAACCTCAATGAGGTGCCCCCTTTCGACACCATCAACCCGTCGTCGGAGAACCTCGCCCGCTTCATCTACACGGCCCTTGCACCACGCCTTGCACCGCACGGTGTGCGGATGCATGCCGTGACCGTGTCCGAGAAGGCCGTACAATCGGCCACGTACATGGAATGCGACTAG
- the dnaE gene encoding DNA polymerase III subunit alpha produces the protein MSDFVHLHCHTEYSLLDGAIRLKDLGARAKDYGMTAAAITDHGNLFGAAYFYTTCKSFGIKPIIGCEVYVAATDRTDKTSEFARTRYHLVLLAQNNEGYHNLVRLVTRGFTEGFHYKPRVDKELLREYSDGLIALSACLAGEVPRVLMKQGMDAGIATAQEYASIFPGRFYLELQSNGIKEQEVLNEKLIELAGHTNLPLVATNDCHYLDATDVEAHDILLCIQTQTTVDDPKRMRFETRELYYKSPEEMEKAFAHVPEAIANTGRIAEMCNIEMSFGKYFFPVYELPEGMTLDTEFQRLAEEGLKKRLEKHPDRDTIDHKAYWDRLEWELKVITDMGFPGYFLIVQDFINWAKNNGIPVGPGRGSAAGSLVAWSLRITNLDPIPYDLLFERFLNNERVSMPDIDVDFCERRRTEVIRYVAEKYGEDSVSQITTFGKMKAKAVVRDVGRALGMSFGETDRIAKLIPEDLKMTIKKALEAEPDLATLYRDDPQIRKLLDVSMRLEGLSRHASTHAAGVVISDKPMSEYLPLYKGKKGETVTQFDMKMVEKVGLVKFDFLGLRTMTLVQDALDEITRQGKTPPDLDTLSLDDAETYELYSRGDTDGVFQVESSGMRQYLRMLRPTCFDDIIAMLALYRPGPLGSGMVDEFIKRKHGEVPVTYPVPSLEACLQPTYGVIVYQEQVMQIAQIVGSYTLGGADLLRRAMGKKIAEAMAEERTKFVQGAQKNDIPKEKANEIFDLMEKFAEYGFNKSHSAAYALISYYTAFLKVHFPVEFMAALLTSEMGNQDKLLKYVAACKDMDIEVLRPNVQVSRREFTVHEGRIVFGLGGIKNVGDEAIREIVDAREEGGPYASLLDMCVRVNLRKVTKRVIENLIKGGACDCLGCTRAGMLASLDTVVARAQKKLKERDSNQVSLFTMIKEEPKVCPGIGFDCEEQTAPEWPDDQKLRFEKEALGFFLTSHPLQPYRKELFRLRLTPLEEARDMPPGAEIRTAVLVTTLKELMTKKGQRMAFAGVEDLTASAEVVFFPEPFAEARELLKSDQPLLLEGTLDKKADDGNGGQGQGGDDEEAAPRDIKIMGAKVMPLAMACCSSDEPVIVELDTRRMSADYLAGLRAILEKHKGTVPVNVHMVVDESLCLLQLGPRWTVQPGPVFENDLNKWTHGGM, from the coding sequence ATGTCAGATTTCGTACACTTGCACTGTCATACGGAATACAGCCTCCTCGACGGGGCCATCCGTCTGAAGGACCTCGGCGCACGCGCCAAGGACTACGGCATGACCGCCGCCGCCATCACCGACCACGGTAACCTCTTCGGCGCGGCCTATTTCTACACCACCTGCAAGTCGTTCGGCATCAAGCCCATCATCGGCTGCGAGGTGTACGTCGCCGCCACCGACCGCACCGACAAGACCTCCGAATTCGCGCGCACCCGGTACCATCTCGTGCTGCTGGCGCAGAACAACGAAGGCTACCACAACCTCGTGCGCCTTGTGACACGCGGCTTCACGGAGGGCTTCCACTACAAGCCCCGCGTGGACAAGGAACTGCTGCGCGAATACAGCGACGGACTCATCGCCCTTTCAGCCTGCCTCGCAGGTGAAGTGCCGCGCGTGCTCATGAAGCAGGGCATGGATGCGGGCATCGCCACCGCGCAGGAATACGCCTCCATATTTCCCGGCCGCTTCTACCTTGAACTGCAATCCAACGGCATCAAGGAACAGGAAGTCCTCAACGAGAAGCTCATCGAACTTGCAGGCCACACGAACCTGCCCCTTGTCGCCACCAACGACTGCCACTACCTCGACGCCACCGACGTGGAGGCGCACGACATCCTTCTGTGCATCCAGACGCAGACCACGGTGGACGACCCGAAGCGGATGCGCTTCGAGACGCGCGAACTCTACTACAAGTCGCCGGAGGAGATGGAAAAGGCCTTCGCCCATGTGCCGGAGGCCATCGCCAACACGGGGCGCATCGCCGAGATGTGCAATATCGAGATGAGCTTCGGGAAGTACTTCTTCCCCGTCTATGAACTGCCAGAGGGCATGACCCTCGACACCGAATTCCAGCGCCTCGCCGAAGAAGGCCTGAAGAAGCGCCTCGAAAAGCACCCCGACCGCGACACCATCGACCACAAGGCCTACTGGGACCGCCTCGAATGGGAACTCAAGGTCATCACAGACATGGGTTTTCCGGGGTACTTCCTCATCGTGCAGGACTTCATCAACTGGGCCAAGAACAACGGCATCCCCGTCGGGCCGGGGCGTGGTTCGGCTGCCGGGTCGCTGGTGGCATGGTCGCTGCGCATCACCAACCTCGACCCCATCCCCTACGACCTGCTGTTCGAGCGCTTTCTCAACAACGAACGCGTCAGCATGCCGGATATCGACGTGGACTTCTGCGAACGTCGTCGCACCGAAGTCATACGGTACGTCGCCGAAAAATACGGTGAAGATTCGGTTTCGCAGATAACCACCTTCGGCAAGATGAAGGCCAAGGCGGTGGTGCGTGACGTGGGACGCGCCCTTGGCATGTCGTTCGGCGAGACCGACCGCATCGCCAAGCTCATCCCCGAAGACCTCAAGATGACCATCAAGAAGGCTCTTGAGGCGGAACCCGACCTTGCCACGCTCTACCGGGACGACCCGCAGATACGCAAGCTGCTGGACGTCTCCATGCGCCTTGAAGGGCTTTCGCGCCACGCCTCCACGCACGCGGCGGGGGTGGTCATATCCGACAAGCCCATGTCGGAGTATCTGCCGCTGTACAAGGGAAAGAAGGGTGAAACCGTCACCCAGTTCGACATGAAGATGGTCGAGAAGGTCGGCCTCGTCAAATTCGACTTCCTCGGCCTGCGCACCATGACCCTCGTGCAGGATGCGCTGGACGAAATCACACGACAGGGCAAGACCCCGCCCGACCTCGACACGCTCTCTCTCGACGATGCCGAGACCTATGAGCTTTACTCGCGCGGCGACACCGACGGGGTGTTCCAGGTCGAAAGCTCGGGCATGCGGCAGTATCTGCGCATGCTGCGGCCCACCTGCTTCGACGACATCATCGCCATGCTCGCCCTCTACCGTCCCGGCCCGCTGGGTTCGGGCATGGTCGACGAGTTCATCAAGCGCAAGCATGGCGAGGTGCCCGTTACCTACCCCGTGCCTTCACTCGAAGCGTGCCTGCAACCCACCTACGGCGTCATCGTCTATCAGGAACAGGTGATGCAGATCGCCCAGATAGTGGGCAGCTACACGCTGGGCGGCGCAGACCTTCTGCGGCGTGCCATGGGCAAGAAGATCGCCGAGGCCATGGCCGAGGAGCGGACGAAGTTCGTACAAGGCGCGCAGAAGAACGACATCCCCAAGGAGAAGGCCAACGAGATCTTCGACCTTATGGAGAAGTTCGCGGAATACGGGTTCAACAAGTCGCACAGCGCGGCCTATGCCCTCATCTCGTACTACACGGCCTTCCTCAAGGTGCATTTCCCGGTCGAGTTCATGGCCGCCCTGCTCACCTCGGAAATGGGCAACCAGGACAAGCTGCTCAAGTATGTCGCCGCCTGCAAGGACATGGACATCGAGGTGCTGCGACCCAACGTGCAGGTGAGCCGACGCGAGTTCACGGTGCATGAGGGACGCATCGTCTTCGGTCTTGGCGGCATCAAGAACGTGGGCGACGAAGCCATTCGCGAAATCGTCGACGCACGCGAAGAAGGCGGGCCCTACGCCTCGCTGCTCGACATGTGCGTTCGCGTCAACCTGCGCAAGGTCACCAAGCGCGTCATCGAGAATCTCATCAAAGGCGGTGCGTGCGACTGTCTCGGCTGCACACGCGCCGGGATGCTGGCATCGCTGGACACCGTGGTGGCGCGCGCCCAGAAGAAGCTCAAGGAACGCGACTCGAATCAGGTCTCGCTCTTCACCATGATCAAGGAAGAGCCCAAGGTCTGCCCCGGCATCGGCTTCGATTGCGAGGAACAGACCGCCCCCGAATGGCCCGACGACCAGAAGCTGCGCTTCGAGAAGGAGGCTCTCGGCTTCTTTCTCACCAGCCACCCCCTTCAGCCCTACCGCAAGGAACTCTTCAGGCTGCGCCTCACCCCTCTTGAAGAGGCCCGCGACATGCCCCCCGGTGCCGAGATACGCACGGCGGTGCTCGTCACCACGCTCAAGGAGTTGATGACCAAGAAGGGCCAGCGCATGGCGTTCGCGGGTGTGGAAGACCTCACAGCCTCTGCCGAGGTGGTCTTCTTTCCCGAACCGTTCGCCGAGGCGCGCGAGTTGCTCAAGTCGGACCAGCCCCTGCTTCTGGAGGGCACACTCGACAAGAAGGCCGACGATGGCAACGGCGGGCAGGGGCAAGGGGGTGATGACGAGGAAGCCGCGCCGCGTGACATCAAGATCATGGGTGCCAAGGTCATGCCGCTGGCGATGGCCTGCTGTTCCAGCGATGAGCCCGTCATCGTCGAGCTCGACACCCGTCGCATGAGCGCGGACTATCTCGCGGGCTTGCGCGCCATCCTCGAAAAGCATAAGGGCACCGTTCCTGTGAACGTGCACATGGTGGTCGACGAATCGCTGTGCCTCCTGCAGCTAGGCCCGCGCTGGACAGTCCAGCCCGGCCCCGTGTTCGAGAACGACCTCAACAAATGGACCCACGGAGGAATGTAG